In Chiloscyllium punctatum isolate Juve2018m chromosome 18, sChiPun1.3, whole genome shotgun sequence, the sequence TTGGCATCAGTGCCTCTTGTCTACTTTGGCTAATAACTATCCTCTCCGTGAGGCAATGCAACAGTGCCTACCTTAACCCATGTGGGACAATTATAGCAATTCCCTTTTTACTGCTCTTGCAATCCAGGGGTGTCAAATACTGAAGGCAGCTGGTGCAAAGAAAGCTATAGGACCTGAGTAGTATTTGCAGGCTTTTGTTCTAATTTTTGTTCCTTTTAATTTTCATGAAATCAGCTCTCCTTTGATTATACTCTGCATggagtgtggagtcacatgtagatcactATGGCATTGACATATTTCTAGGGAAGTCTAACAGGTGACTAGTACTGATCGGGTGTATCATATTCACAGCCCATGATAGAATAAGGAGGTCACTAAATAACTCGGTTATGACTGCTCAATAATCATAAGGCTACACTGTTCATCTTTCTCAGATTGAACTGAGATAAATGGGGCAGGTGTGTGTCTTTCGAGACTGGGGAGACAGTATTTCCCATTTACCATGGTATTCTATAAATGTCTATGACAAATGTAAGCTTTGGTGTTTTACCGTCAATACTAGTGGGATTGAAAAGCCAACACAACCACCTTAATGATTTCATTGACAGGGAATTTCATGATCACTGATGGGGAATTGGCTTGGGAGAGGGGCTGTCAGTCTTTATAATGGGGAGTGTACAAACAACACTCCACGATCTTGACACCCTCCACTTCAAAGCAACCCACTTCATTGGCACAATAGCCACCAACATTCATTCCTTCCACCCACTGACACTTAACTACTGCAAGGTGTACCATCTAACAAATGCTGTAGGAATTTGCCAACATGTTCAAAACCCATGACCACTCCCATCTAGAAGGAAGAGGGCAAAGATATATAGCAACACTACCCTTGCATGTTTGTCTCTTAACCACACACCCTTTTGACTCAGAAAATATATTGTTGTTCTTCctctgttgctgagtcaaaagcCTGGATTCCCTACCTAACACGATTGTGGGTCTACCTCTACCAAATGGACAACAGCAGTAATTCAAGAAGATAAATCACCACCACCTTGACaagggtaattaaggatgggcaataaatactggcctagccaacaGCATCCTCAGACAGGGAGTGAATTAAAACGAGCAAGATCTGATTACTTTCCCCAAGGAGAGGCACTGGGAGACATAACATTTCATGAGATTCGTAAATGTTATCAATGAAGGGCCATCAATAAAATGACGACTCTACATCAGGTGACACATGACCATGAGAGCAGAATGTTCAAAGTTTAATGGAGTGGATGAGACTGTCAGATACAGGACACTGAGGGGAAGTGTAAAGTGATCCACTTCTGACCAAGAAAGACAATTCACACTGTTTTATAAAAGGTGACATCTTCTGTTTGTTATCAAAACTAATGATCAAAATGAAACTATTCAGACAATTGGATAGAAATGTAGTGAACTGACGTAAAAACACAAAACAAAGGAACTAATTTAATATTAGTCCTGACCTGAAAGAGGTTCAAATCCCTATGGATGAAGGTTCTTTGTAAAAGTGTCAAATTCTGGTTCAACCACATCTGGAGTGCTCAGTTCGGGTATTAATGGTGCAGCCCTGAATTTCTGAATGAACTCAGAGATAAAGAGCTGGTTAAATGACATCAACAGTTTGCCCACAATCCTCAGGGTAGAAAGTTAAGGGATGAACATAATTGAAATGTTTATGGTGATAAATGGATTTGACAGAGTAGACAGAGGGGAACTGTTTCTTCACAATGGGTCAAATAGAACTGAGGATGTGGAATGGGATTAGAATCTTCACATTAGAACTAAACTGTCCAGGATAATGTTCGGAATGGCTTCTTCACACGAAGGATAgtgaatgcacacacacatgtacaagTACACAAAATTACAGCTCACAACACTGACACGGTGCTTCACAGAAGGTAGAGCCAGCTCAAGTGGCAAGGAAATGTTGATTTGTGATCTCCCTCCTGCTGTAGCCTTTACCCACCCCCGTGGTTAGCAGACAAATATCTTCTGCCTGGATGGATGGTCGTTGAGGATTTGATTTCCATTGCACTTTACCTGgatcctcccctctgaccttaccATCCTGGTTGGCCCTGCCAGGAGGTGGAAACCTCTTGAGGTATCTCTCTCAGACTCAATGGGGCACTCGAGGCCCTCCATCACAGCGAGGTGACAATCCACAGAAAGGTCAGTCAGGAGATAGAGGCAGGGAAACACTGTTCAGATGCAGAtcatccacagaatcacagaattgttatggcacaggaggaggccattcagcccggtTGTTTTCTCATGAACCTGTCCAGAGATGTTAtcagacacctctggagcaggtagggtCTGGCACGCAAACCCTCTGGCCCAGACAGAGGCACACTACCCCAGTGCTACAAGACCCTTACTACCCAggttattgaaacataaaattagAGAAAAAAGGAATGGGAGTCAGCTGTTCACCCTTCCACCATTccatatgattatggctgatcatctaactcagtaccATCTTCCCATTCTCCATCCAACATTTTGATCCCTTTCGCCTTAAGAGCTGTACATAACTCCTTCTTGGAAACATTCAATCTTTTAGTCTGAAATGTTTTCTGTGGCTGAGAATTctacaggctccccactctctgggtgaagacatttctcctcatctcagtcctaaacagCTTATCCCGTGtcactacactgtcccccccgacCCCCGACTCTGAACTCCCCGCCATTGAAAACTGCACATCTTTCTCTCCCATTTCCAACACAACAGGCTGAGAAACTGACTCCCCTTCTTCCTTGAGCCCCTCTTGCAGTTGGTCACAACAAACTTTATTTTGAAAGAATACTTGAAAACCTTTCCTCATCCAAATCTATTTCTTTCAAAAGGACACAAACTCACCGTGACCTGATTGAGATTCTGCTGAgtgacctcctgctgttccaatcACAGAAAATCATCCAGACCTGACTCTAATCTACACCTCTGATCAGCTCTGGTTaacacacccaccccctctctctcattgggGGCCTATGTTCAAGGGTGATTCCTGATTGGCTGTCAGAAATTGTCAATCATCATTGGTGATACCTCTCCCTGGAGGATAAATTCAAATGCCTCAGGAGTGAGGTATGTGTCTGTAGTTGTTGAGGTGATAGTGAGTAGGAATAGTGAAGATGGCCTCCCAAGTGTGTCAGAACTACCACAAGGACTGTGAGGATGCTGTTAACAAGCAGATCAATCTGGAGCTCTATTCCTCCTATGTTTACCTCTCCATGGTGAGGCTTGTGGGCTTGAAGATTCTACTTTAAAGTTATGACTGATATAACTGTCTGGAGCATCTTGGAATTTCCTTGGTCATATGCTTCAGCAAATTTAATATATTGAGACTATTGTTggggtttttttttccctcctaGATGCACTTAACCCTGAAGCCCTGTTGTAATTTTAGAATTCTCTTAAATTATAACTGGTCTTTTGAGTGAGGGTCCCAAGTTGTATTGTAACTCTGCACAGTGTAACTACTGGCAATTACCCTCCTGACTGCAGAGGCTGGTGTTGTCTTAATTCTCTTTAGTCATAgtctgttcaggacattggtttggctactgtttcaatttttttttgtgttcaatgctggtctccctcctattggaaagatgttgtgaaatgtttgaaagggttcagaaaagatttacaaggatattgcctgggttggaggatttgagctattgggagaggctgaacagggtggggctgtttttccctggagtgttggaggctgaggggtgacctcagaagTTGATagaatcatgtggggcatggataggatcgaCAAAGCAACTTCACTGTGGtatggaagtccagaactagagggcataggtttagggtgagaggggaaagatgagacccaaggggcaatttttccactctgggtagtacgtgtatggaatgagttgccagaggaagtggtggaggctagtacaatggcaacatttaacagccatctggatgcgtatatgaattggaagtatatgggcaggtgggactagattgggttgggatatctggatggtGTAATGAGTTGGACCACTTTTTttacgtgctgtacatctgactccatAACAAATCTTTTTCAAAAAACTTTCTGCAAACCAAATGTATTGAATTTAAAAGCTGTCCAAATAATGAAGCTGTTGTCTTTTGTTGAAGATGAAGTGAGTTTACTTATTGTAAGGAAAGGTGATTAAATGGCTTTTTTTTCACTTTAAATGTGAATGATCTAAAAATAGCGCAGTCCAGATTCTGTGCAGAGTAGATAGTAGGACAGTGTGGTTATTCAGGTGGGTGAGGTTGGTAATCGGGTAGCTGACTGAGATCTCTGCCTGTTCGTCAACTTCATGTCCTGTGTTAGTTAGTCAATGATCTCTCTAGCATCCAGTACTGAGCAGGAATGTTTCTAACCTGCAGTGCAGGGATGTCTAATGGTTGTCTCCAATAAGAACCTTCTCGGTAATCTGCCACACGAGCACACTGCCTCCCTAAGATACAGGCCAGGGGTTGCAGTCAGTTTTTTTTTTTCAGATCCTCATTTCTGGGAGGTCAAAATGTCTGCTATTCTGATCACAATCGACAGATGACATTCTGCTTTTGTCACTCACTTCAATTAATTGGAAGGGAATTAAAATGGTGGATGGGTCACTTTCTGATTGTGCCAAGGATGAAAGTAATGCTTTCTTCCCACTTTATCTCCACTTGCAGTCCTCTTACTTTGACCGGGATGATGTTGCCCTGCGTCACTTTGCTGAGTTCTTCAAGGAGCAGTCCCATGAGGAACGGGAACACGCTGAGAAACTGATGGAATTCCAGAATAAACGTGGAGGCAgagtcctcctgcaggatgtcaaGGTTGGCTTCTGTAAACTTTGGAGATTTTAGTGTTTTGTGTGAACTCCAATTGACTAGTATCAGTCAAATCTGTTGAGCCTCAAGACTGAATAAATGCAATATGAATTGGAGATTGTATTGGTGAGCAATGCACTGAATTGGAGACTATTTTGCACTTGTGAAACAGCAATAGGTAATTGGGATGATCCAGAGTACTGGATGGAGAGAATCATTCTCTTGTAAGAATGATAGACTATATAACCTCCAGCTATCAATTCCAAGGCCCCTCTTCAgtggtaagaatgagagaatcCATAGGGGTGGAAGGTAGCAGCATCTCCAAGATGTTTCTAATGGGCTGATCAAAAGGGATAGGACAGTAAAGCGAGGAATTACATTTGGATTATACCTTTTCAAAATGAGCTTTCACAGTATGGTATGTTTCTAAATTTTAAGCTCTGGGAACAGTGACATCTCAAGGAGTCAGTAAAATCTAACTCTTTGGAATAATGGACTGATCAAATGTAGCCTGTGATCCACCTGTCTGAGATGAGCTGCTTTTATTCTCTCCTGACTTCCCTTGGTCCAGAAGCCAGAGCAGGATGAGTGGGGCAATGGTCTGGAGGCAATGCAGAGAGCTCTGCAGATGGAGAAGGATGTGAACCAGAGTCTGCTGGATCTGCACAAACTCTCCTCTGGTCACGTGGACCCTCATGTGAGTTCTTCACTTTTTTCTCTAAACATTTGGCACGAAATGATCTTTGTTTACTCCTTGGTTtggtggtggtgtgggggggagagattcCAATTATCATCGACCTGCCTCCTGCAGGCTGATAGCGTAAGCTTTTCAACAGGCATCCCAGAGTGCACCTCTTCCCCCCTCCACAATGTGGTGGAGATTTCCCACATCTGTATTGGGACATCACTTTTTCAGGTGCATGGTTTGTTCCTTGAGGCTAATCTTTGTCTCCTCTTCCAGCTGTGTGACTTCCTGGAGAGGCACTACTTGGATGAGCAAGTGAAGATGATCAAGAAGCTGGGAGatcacatcaccaacctgaagagactgggagcccctgagaatggcctgggagagtacctgtttgacaggctcACCCTGAGCTGAGTGGGATTCAAGGACTCCATTTGTTGGACATGGTGACTTCATTCTAGTGGAGGACTTTGGTTGTGCTCACTACAAAATTAGTGTTCACCGTGGAACTGAGTACTGTGTAATTTAGCTTCGTTTGGTTCTTGGGGTTTTGATGTTTAACATCTGATCATAAATCCTTTTTTCTCAACCTTGTTTCAATGCTTGTCCCAGTAATTTGCTCAGTTTTATTCTGGTCTGTGGATGGGGATTTGGGGTATGTGAGCCATTCTCATACTGGAAATTCCACAACTGCTTAAGTTTTTTGGCTTGTAAGTAATGCTCACTATCTGCCTGTGCTCACTGGGTATTTTGCAGCACCCTCTAGTCAATAGTTTAATTGAAATCTCTTCCCAATCTAATCAACTGATACAACTGGATAAAAGAGGAACTGTTTCTCAGCTTGGGAAACTGCTGTAGAGCAATCAAGTATTGTGTATCCAAGAACAGTTGAAAGGTAGAGTACTGTATAAGATATTCAACTTTTATATTCTTGTAAAGGGGTAGTTTTATATGATTTAAATCATAACCTAAGCAATAAAACAAATTGTTGGAAAACACAGTCTGGTCTGACAATCTGTTTTAAGAAAGTAAT encodes:
- the LOC140489125 gene encoding ferritin, higher subunit-like, translating into MDNSMCQNYHKDCEDAVNKQINLELYSSYVYLSMSSYFDRDDVALRHFAEFFKEQSHEEREHAEKLMAFQNKRGGRVLLQDVKKPEQDEWGNGLEAMQRALQMEKDVNQSLLDLHKLSSGHTDPHSSYFDRDDVALRHFAEFFKEQSHEEREHAEKLMEFQNKRGGRVLLQDVKKPEQDEWGNGLEAMQRALQMEKDVNQSLLDLHKLSSGHVDPHLCDFLERHYLDEQVKMIKKLGDHITNLKRLGAPENGLGEYLFDRLTLS